Part of the Lutra lutra chromosome 4, mLutLut1.2, whole genome shotgun sequence genome is shown below.
tggctcagtgggttaaatgtctgcctttggctcgggtcatgatcccagcatcctgggattgagccccccatcgatcgcagagcagggagcctgcttctccctttcctgctccccctgcttgtgttccctatctcgccatttctgtcaaataaataaataaaatctttaaaataaataaaatcttttaaaaaattaaaataaaaaataatccaaaaaaagagactaagaaaacaattccattctcAATAGcattacaataaatataatacttaggaataaatttaatcaaagaggcaaagaacttgtacactgaaaaccagaaatgatcactattaaacaacaaaaaaagaacatgtaaacaaatgaaaatacatccCATGCTTTCAGAAGACTTGACAGGATTAATATGACACCACCACCCTAACTGATCTACAGATccaatgcaatccctaacaaaagctgtgattttgcagaaatagaaaaataccatcctaaaattcatatagatcCCAGATAGggaacccaaatagccaaaataatcttgaaaaagaacaaagttgaaggactccCTCCCTGATTCCTACACTTcctataaaactacagtaaaggggcacctgggtggctcagtgggttaaagcctctgccttcggctcaggtcatgatcccagggtcctgggatcgagccccgcatcagactctctgctcagcggggagcctgcttcctcctctctctctgcctgcctctctgcctacttctgatttctgtctgtcaaataaataaattaattaattaattaaaactacaGTAAATGACAGCATGGTATTGAATAGAACAGAACCCAGAAAGAAACCCCTATATATatggtatatctatatctacatatatatatacatatctatctatctatctatacatctATATATGCACCTTTTTACAAAAAGGTGCAAAAACTACTTATGaactgttccccacccccacacaccccaccaTTCATTATGTTGAAAGTCTAACCCAGTGTgcctgtatttggagatagggacTGTTAACAGGTGATAAAGGTTCACTGAGATCATAGAGGCGGGGCCTCATCTGATAGGGCTGGTGCCCTTGTGCAAGGAAACGATGTCTGAGATCTTCTCTACCATGTGAGGGCAGAGTGAGAAGACAACTGTATTTCCGCTAAGAGAACCCGCACTAAGGCTGAATCAGCCtaacccttgatcttggacttggtttccagaactatgagagacaGATTTGTTctgatatatttgtttttttatgccACCCAGTCTGTATTTTTTTGGCAGCCTGGGCCAATACAGGCATACCTccttttattgtgctttgctttacTGTGTCTCTTACAAACTGAAGACGTATGGTGACCCTATGTTGAGCAAGTCTATTGGCACTATTTTCCCAACAGCACTTACTCACTTTGtgtctgtcacattttggtaattctctcAATAtatcaaactttttcattattatatttgctaTAGGTCtgtgtgatcagtgattatgacttgtTGAAAGCTTAGACGATGGGTagcattttttagaaataaaatgtttagggggtgcgagggtggctcagtcgattaatcagctgcctttggctcaggtcatgatcccagggatcaagccccacttcgggctccctgctcagcggggaccctgcttctccctctgcacctccccatttttgcactttctctctcaaataaataaaatcttcaaaaaaatgaagtgtTTACATTAAGGTTTGTACAGTTTTCTTAGACATAATGCTACTGCACACTTAATACACTGTATTGTAAATGTAACTTCTTTAtgaacagagaatccagaaattaATGACTTGCTTCACTGAGATATCTGCTTATCACAGTGATCTGGAACTGAACACACAGTATCTCTGAGGTGTGCCTATACTATTCAATGgagaaaacagtcttttcaaaaaatgttgtAGGGAAAATTGGATGCAAAAGAAGTTGGACCCTCAtaacaatacacaaaaattagctTAAAATGGATCAacgatgggacgcctgggtggctcagttggttggacgactgccttcggctcaggtcatgatcctgggagtcccgggatcgagtcccgcatcgggctcccagctccatggggagtctgcttctctctctgaccttctcctcgctcatgctctctctcactgtctctctctcaaataagtaaataaaatcttttaaaaaaaaaaatggatcaacgACCAAAACCTAAGacctaaagctataaaactcaggaaaaaacaTAGGGACAAATCTTCCTAACCTTAGATTTAGCAATGATTTCCTGGTTATGATGCCCAAAGCagaggcaacaaaagaaaaaataaactcaacttcataaaaatgaaaaatttttgtgcatcaaaggacataaACAAGAAAGTAGACAGAATTCACAGAATGAGAGtaaatatccaaaaaatcatatatctgataagggattactatgcaaaatatacaaagaacttctacacctcaaaaaaaaaaaaaaaaaaaaaaaaaaaaaaaaaaccaattcaaAAATAGGCCAAAGAattggacagacatttctccaaagaagatatacaaatgtctATAAAagcctgaaaagatgctcaacatcattagttatcagggaaaatgcaaaccaaaaccaccatGATATACCACTTTACACGCATTagaacagatattttttaaaaaaggaaaataacaagtgttggcaagaatgtaggGAAATTAGAACCCTCTATCcatcactggtgggaatgtaaaattgtagAGCTACTGTGGAAGTCTGcccgttcctcaaaaagttaaatgtagagTTACcctgacccagcaatttcactcccaGAATTAGACCCAGAAGTACTGAAAGGATCCAAAGGGTGCCtcgctggctcagctggttaaacaactcttgaattcagctcagatcatgatcttggggtcgtgagattgagccccacatcaggctctgcactggatgtggagcctgcttaagattctctctcctctggggcgcctgggtggctcagtgggttaagccgctgccttcagctcaggtcatgatctcggagtcctgggatcgagtcccgcatcgggctctctgctcagcagggagcctgcttcctcctgtctctctgcctgcctctctgcctgcttgtgatctctctctgtcaaataaataaataaataaaaacctttaaaaaaaaaaaaaattctctctcctccttcctctgccccagccccccaagcactgctcatgcactctctccctGGACCCCAAAAAGGATCCAAAAAGATACTTGTACACCCGCTCGCAGCAGCAGTAAgtacaacagccaaaaggtagaaacacccaagtgtccatcaacagatgagtggataaacaaaacatgacaaaacaaaacaaaaaaaacatggtGTCTACAAACACGGTCATTTttttttggccataaaaaagaacgacATTCTGATATAggctacaaaatggatgaacctcAAGGGCATTGTGCAAAGTTACAGAAGCCAGCTATAAAGGGGAGATAATGTATTATTCCACTTACaagaaataggcaaattcatagaaaataGAACAGAGATTGTCAGCGGCTGtgagaaaaagggggaaaggagtTATTGTTTAGTGGGTACAGACTTTCTGTTGCAAATAAGACAGTGGTGACGGTtatacaacactgtgaatgtatttaatgccactgaactacatacctaaaaatggttaaacagtaaattttatgttgtatatattttacaataaaaatggcAATTATCAACTGTATtataaagacacagaaaagtaTGACTGTTAAGCTTTTAAActtataatatgtaaaaatatgtgaATGTGTAGAATTCTTCCCAGTGTGAGTTCTCCAGGATTGAGGAAGTAGCGAAGGTGAGAGCCTGTGTGCTCTCAACAATGTGTGAAAGGAAGCATATACCAAATCACCAGTGGCAGATCCTCTCTCTACGTGGGGGAGAACTATGTTTTCCTTACCTCTCTCAATTTCTCCAAAATGAACATGCACTGCTTTTGGTTTAAGaaaactgtttgtttgtttttaattagaaacATCCCTCGTCTGTAACAACACTGTGTGGACAATAAATAAAGGGTCGGGTTGTACGGAGGCTGCGCTCGGCAGAACTCATGGGCCCTCCTCCGCGGTCAGCGCGCAAAGTCCTCGCGGAGGTGGATCCTCTGGTGCTGGCACATGTTGGAACTGTGCCGGAAGGCCTTCCCACACTTGCTGCACTTGtagggcttctcgcccgtgtggaTCCTCCGGTGCTGGACGAGGTAAGTACCCTGGCTAAAGGCCTTCTTGCAATCGCTGCATTTGTATGGCTTCTCTCCGTGGTGCGACCTTTGGTGGTGGATGAGTCTGGAACTGTTGTggaaggccttcccacactcaCTGCACTTGTAcggcttctctcctgtgtggatCCTCTGGTGCTGGATAAGGTGTGTGCTCTGGCTGAACACTTTGCCACAGTCATTACATTCGTAGGGCTTCTCGCCAGTGTGGCTTCTCTGATGTTCGACAAGTTTGGTTTTTTGGATGAAGGCTTTCTCACATTCGTTGCATTTATAGGGTTTCTCCCCAGTGTGAATTCTTTGATGTTGGATAAGGTTAGAACTTTGAGTAAAACCTttgccacattctttacattcaaatggcttctccccagtgtgggtcCGACGATGTCGGATAAGGATCGAGCCGtcactgaaggctttcccacagtcATTACActtatagggtttctctccagtgtggattCTCTGGTGATAAATGAGGGAAGAATAGGCGCTAAAGTGTTTCCCACAATCACCACACTTATAGGGCTTTTCCCCGGTGTGAATCCTCTGATGTTTCATGAGGTTGGGCCTCTGGTTGAATGTCTTCCCACACTCACCACATCGGTAGGGGATCTCCCCAGAGTGCATCCTTCGGTGATTGATGAACTCGCAGCTCtgactgaaagctttcccacacTCGTCACACTTGTAGGGCTTCTCTTCACTATGAAGCCGCTGGTGTTTGACAAGGTTAGCACTGTacctgaaggctttcccacagtAACCACAATAATGCAATTTTTTCCCAAGAGGAATTTTCTGATCATCTCTAACAACTAAATTTGCACTGAAGAATTCCCCAGAATCATGGactatatttgtcttttttgaccTGTGTACACGTTTATGGTTATTGAGGTATGATCTCTGTTCAAAACTTTGTTCACATATATCGCATTTGTGAGGTCTCTGATCAGAGATAGGGCTTGACCAAAACCTGAGGCTTCCCCCAGACTCCTGGATGTTCTCCTCGTTGGCCAGTGTGACTGGCCTCAGGCCTCTCTGCTCTACTAGCTTGTCCAGGCTCTCCTCTGGCTCCCAGACACATGCCTGGGTCTCACCAGGATCAGGTCCTTGGGGAACAGCCTTCTGGAGTTGATCCAACTCTTCCCCATCAAGCATCTCCCCTGAAGACAACTCTTTGTATTCAGTCCTGGTCCCATGACCTggaacaatgaacaaaacatcTTAGGACCACCTGTTTGgacttgagaaggaaaaaaacgaAGATGCTGCGGACTACCTGTACAGTACCAATTCCGTCACCTCCAAAGTCACAACACCTTGCAGAGATGACAGCCTGTAGCTCAGAGGCTTACAGACTCTGCCCAAGGCTGCAATCTTGCAGCGGTCCAAGTACTTCAACCCAGAGCTGACTAggtctgtctgccttctgcttaagTGGGACTGCAGGATACTGGTCCTCAGGAGAAAAGGACAGAAGATGGAAGCTTTGCACCACCACGGAGACCAGAGGGGCCCTGAAAGTCATGGAGGACATGTGACAGACAAAGAAGTGAGCCTGAAGCCACTAACAACAGCTAATCCACCCAGAGTCCATGGAAGGAAAACCAGCTGTTTCCTCAGAACAACAGAGGACCAACATTGTGCCAACCACGGACAAGGGACACACCAAGACCCTCAGCTCTCCCTAGCAGGCTGAACCCATTCTTTGGGCTTTTGTCAGAGGCCTGAGAGGCAACCCAGTTAATCACCAGCCCCTTAAACTCAAGATGCCATACAGAATGCTTCCTGATACCCTCAAGCCTCCATTTCTTACTTCCTGACCAGACAGCCACATATCAACCCCACCTGTGGAAATGTACCACCAGAAGTGCATTCtctgtgagaaagagaaacatgtaCAAATATCCCAAAATGGGGACAACCAAATACTAACAAGAATGGAAAATAACTGTGGTACAGTCATATGATAGAACACTGTATAGCGATGAAACAGAACATACTCTGTACAACATGGGAGCTCTCACAACTTCAGACGCCCCGAATGAGACCAGACACAGAGCTAAGGGGCAGAGTGGCCTCCCAATGTCAGAGAGAAGGACCCTGTAAGGAGCAATGGGAAATGACAGAGGGAGGTCCAGTGGGCTCCCAGGCAAATAGAATTGTTCTGGATTTTGATTTGGAAGATGGTTTTTACAAAAATTCACCGAGTTATAAACAGGATTTATCCTGGTTCTCCAAGAATTGATATTTGATTAAACAAatttacaaaagagaaattagagttCTTTAGCCAGTGGTTCCTTTAGGACATCATCAAGACATGCAAAATAAAGCTTATCAGAGTTGTCCACAGCAATGACCAGAGAGCACCCTTCCCATTGGCACTTCCATCCAAAGTAGCGACTGAGACTCGTGTATAAACACGGACACTCACTGAGTGAAAAAGGAGACAACAGCAGTACACACGGGATCACTGCACTCCTGTCAAGAAGCAAGCTTCATCTATGGGTGTGGAACAGACAGCACCAGGGAGGGGACAGCGGACAGAATACACCGGCATGTGCGTGAGGAGAGTCTCTCTTCCCTGTAAcagtttatttataattgccaagtGGATAATTTAGAAAAGGAGAATGAAGTAATGGTCTGTTATCACTGCGGTCCCATGGGACCCTCCTCACAGGGCATGAGCTCTGAAGGGCAGGGCTCCACAGGGTCCCTCTTCTCCTCTAACCAGCAACCCCTCTCACCTTCCCAAAAGACTCAACTCAAGAATCTCCACACTGAGGCACCCAAGCTGACAGAGGGGACCTGGACTTCAGCACACGCCATTCCCAGGGTCACCACGTTGCCCTGATGCACCTCGTTCTAAATACCTCACTCACTCAGCATGTACCTTGGATCCCAACAAATGCTTGTTCAGCCACTGCTGGGGAAGCGGCCCCCCTCACGCACCTGAGACACTGACTCTTAGTCGCTCTTTCCCCTCGGCGCCCTGTGCATCCAGGACCCACGGCTCATCCCCTCGTTCCAACTGTGTGATCACCCCAGGCTTGGGACCTGCAGGCCCAGCTCCTGGGAAGAAAACGGGGCCTAGAGTTGGTGCCGAGCATGCAGGGCTGTACCGAGTGTGTCTCATCTGCAACTGGGGCGGCAAGGAGAAGCACAGGCAAAGTGGGGTGACGGGAAGTCTGGACACTCTGGAGGGCTGGGGATGGTCATGAAGACGAGATCTGAGATCC
Proteins encoded:
- the ZNF34 gene encoding zinc finger protein 34, translated to MAALHLSALPQAEVTFEDVAVLFSREEWGRLGPAQRGLYRDVMLETYRNLVSLGAGPAGPKPGVITQLERGDEPWVLDAQGAEGKERLRVSVSGHGTRTEYKELSSGEMLDGEELDQLQKAVPQGPDPGETQACVWEPEESLDKLVEQRGLRPVTLANEENIQESGGSLRFWSSPISDQRPHKCDICEQSFEQRSYLNNHKRVHRSKKTNIVHDSGEFFSANLVVRDDQKIPLGKKLHYCGYCGKAFRYSANLVKHQRLHSEEKPYKCDECGKAFSQSCEFINHRRMHSGEIPYRCGECGKTFNQRPNLMKHQRIHTGEKPYKCGDCGKHFSAYSSLIYHQRIHTGEKPYKCNDCGKAFSDGSILIRHRRTHTGEKPFECKECGKGFTQSSNLIQHQRIHTGEKPYKCNECEKAFIQKTKLVEHQRSHTGEKPYECNDCGKVFSQSTHLIQHQRIHTGEKPYKCSECGKAFHNSSRLIHHQRSHHGEKPYKCSDCKKAFSQGTYLVQHRRIHTGEKPYKCSKCGKAFRHSSNMCQHQRIHLREDFAR